The following are encoded together in the Fibrobacter sp. UWB10 genome:
- a CDS encoding DUF6588 family protein gives MKKLALIATLFLGASSIFAMDADGWATERETMSAFDSRFGDRTGYVKPIVDNLGNVLNSNWFVSASVPQSFTFEAGLPISIIPINDDDRTYTQNGFELPTIFGDHGDPTNMLDRTTYGNETLNGLGVFTYPYLQLGASFFHFRAVIRGMYLPSISELRKFSLFGFGFQYSFGHFFQYMLPRAAQPLDISIVYGHNSSAIGYSPEDLDGELKLDISTNNFAFVIGYKPFNFFEVMMSLGYQGAEMKASGEFYQTVGLAVEGAEPIKMTDIEPDVKVKGNNGFRFGIAIALQLGKSFHPVVGYDYAGKSSYTTNILYFRQQFGTDKTPDEIAKDKGYVRGGNVKTQSDETEAPAEEPVEAPEVPAVEESEAPAAEEDF, from the coding sequence ATGAAAAAGCTCGCTTTAATCGCCACATTATTTTTAGGGGCCAGTTCCATTTTCGCCATGGACGCAGATGGCTGGGCCACCGAACGCGAAACCATGTCCGCTTTCGATAGCCGCTTTGGCGATCGTACCGGTTACGTCAAGCCCATTGTCGACAACCTGGGTAACGTGCTCAACAGCAACTGGTTCGTAAGCGCTTCTGTGCCGCAGAGCTTTACCTTCGAAGCGGGCCTCCCGATTTCGATTATCCCTATTAATGACGACGACAGAACGTACACCCAAAACGGATTCGAACTTCCGACCATTTTTGGCGATCACGGCGACCCCACGAACATGCTGGACAGAACCACATACGGTAACGAAACCCTTAACGGTCTCGGCGTATTCACTTATCCCTACCTGCAGCTGGGCGCAAGTTTCTTCCATTTCCGCGCTGTTATCCGCGGAATGTACTTGCCTTCTATCAGCGAACTGCGAAAATTCAGCCTGTTCGGTTTCGGATTCCAGTACAGCTTCGGTCACTTTTTCCAGTACATGCTCCCGAGAGCAGCCCAACCGCTCGACATAAGCATCGTATACGGTCACAACTCCAGCGCCATCGGCTACAGCCCCGAAGATTTAGATGGCGAACTCAAGCTCGACATTTCAACGAACAACTTTGCATTCGTTATCGGTTACAAGCCTTTCAACTTCTTTGAAGTCATGATGTCGCTCGGCTACCAGGGCGCCGAAATGAAAGCCTCTGGCGAATTCTATCAAACGGTAGGCCTCGCTGTCGAAGGCGCCGAACCTATCAAGATGACCGATATCGAGCCCGATGTCAAAGTGAAGGGCAACAATGGTTTCCGCTTTGGCATTGCCATCGCACTGCAGCTCGGCAAGTCGTTCCACCCGGTCGTGGGCTACGATTACGCCGGCAAGTCGAGCTACACAACGAACATTCTGTACTTCAGACAGCAATTTGGCACGGACAAGACTCCCGACGAAATCGCTAAGGATAAGGGTTATGTCCGCGGCGGGAACGTGAAAACGCAGTCCGACGAAACCGAGGCTCCGGCAGAAGAACCTGTAGAAGCTCCGGAAGTCCCCGCTGTTGAAGAATCGGAAGCTCCCGCAGCAGAAGAAGATTTTTAA